Proteins encoded within one genomic window of Triticum aestivum cultivar Chinese Spring chromosome 2D, IWGSC CS RefSeq v2.1, whole genome shotgun sequence:
- the LOC123053346 gene encoding zinc-finger homeodomain protein 8, which yields MMDHLSLVPYEGGSGAGGDAGAKYKECMRNHAAAMGGQAFDGCGEYMPASPDSLKCAACGCHRSFHRRAGSLAGGACPAPFFFSPPPPPPPHHHPPPHHPVLQGFLPSAPPRPPQLALPYHAVPAAWHHALLDPARAGSETPPRADDCSPGCGSGSFSRKRHRTKFTPEQKERMRAFAEKQGWRINRDDGGALERFCLEIGVKRNVLKVWMHNHKHQLASPTSTAAGMGMGMGMGIGINPGVLGTGTGTGAGAGAGVGVGAGTGDGDGDDDDTDDDSPPRAAVSSPSPSPISV from the coding sequence ATGATGGATCACCTGAGCCTGGTGCCCTACGAGGGAGGCAGCGGCGCCGGGGGCGACGCCGGGGCCAAGTACAAGGAGTGCATGCGCAACCACGCCGCTGCCATGGGCGGCCAGGCCTTCGACGGCTGCGGGGAGTACATGCCGGCCTCGCCCGACTCGCTCAAGTGCGCCGCCTGCGGCTGCCACCGCAGCTTCCACCGCCGCGCGGGTAGCCTCGCGGGCGGGGCGTGCCCGGCGCCCTTCTTCTTcagcccgcccccgccgccgcccccccaccatcacccgccgccgcaccaccccgtGCTGCAGGGCTTCCTCCCGTCGGCGCCCCCGCGGCCGCCCCAGCTCGCGCTGCCGTACCACGCCGTGCCCGCCGCGTGGCACCACGCCCTGCTGGACCCCGCGCGCGCCGGCTCGGAGACGCCTCCCCGGGCGGACGACTGCAGCCCAGGGTGCGGGAGCGGGAGCTTCTCGAGGAAGCGGCACCGGACCAAGTTCACCCCGGAGCAGAAGGAGAGGATGCGCGCCTTCGCCGAGAAGCAGGGGTGGCGCATCAACCGCGACGACGGCGGCGCCCTCGAGCGCTTCTGCCTCGAGATCGGCGTCAagcggaacgtcctcaaggtctggatGCACAACCACAAGCACCAGCTCGCCTCGCCCACCTCCACCGCGGCCGGTATGGGCATGGGCATGGGGATGGGCATCGGCATCAACCCAGGAGTCCTCGGCACTGGCACTGGGACCGGCGCTGGCGCTGGCGCTGGCGTTGGCGTTGGAGCGGGCAccggcgacggagacggagacgacgacgacACGGACGACGACTCGCCTCCACGCGCCGCCGTCTcatcgccctccccctcccccatcaGCGTCTAG